The proteins below come from a single Caenibius sp. WL genomic window:
- the topA gene encoding type I DNA topoisomerase: protein MQLVIVESPAKAKTIEKYLGKDFKVLASYGHVRDLPPKDGSVRPDEDFAMDWETYRDKQSRVKEITDAAKKADRLILATDPDREGEAISWHVQDLLAKRKALPKSVERVTFNAITKQAVTEAMRHPRDLDRDLIDAYLARRALDYLFGFTLSPVLWRKLPGAKSAGRVQSVALRLIVDREREIEAFRPQEYWQVGALMEHDGTEFRTRLVRFEGEKLDKLSLGDEGIALRAKAAVEAGRFTVEDIETKPLKRNPAPPFTTSTLQQEAARKLGYSASHTMRLAQNLYEAGAITYMRTDGVQMDGSAISAARKAISDRYSGHYLPEKPRIYQTKAKNAQEAHEAIRPTDFTRDRAGSGDEAKLYDLIFKRAMASQMASASLERTTITLRDATGRNELRATGQVVKFPGFLAVYEESFDQKDDEDAEGLLPLMHKGDCPAKKAVEATQHFTQPPPRFSEASLVKRLEELGIGRPSTYASTIQVLKDRNYVRTEKNRFFAEESGRLLTAFLERFFPRYVAYEFTAGMEDELDDVSGGRAAWKEVLAAFWRDFKPKSDEVMERKPSEVTEVLDEFLSDYLFPPKEDGADPRQCPQCGSGRLALRGGRYGAFVACSNYPECKYTRRFAQPGGDSAGGSEDDGVMGQDPATGLDVVRKSGRFGPYVELGEGKEAKRASIPKDLPEFDLEWALKLLSLPREVGTHPESGNMITASIGRYGPYLAHDGKYARLGGTRDVFETGMNAAVALLAEAANRKGGGARAKAEPIKTLGAHPTSGGEIKVLPGRYGPYVTDGTTNATLPKDVKPEDVTEQQAIELIDVRAAKGPAKKKAAKKPAAKKAPAKKAAAKKAPAKKKAAAKAE, encoded by the coding sequence ATGCAACTTGTTATCGTCGAATCGCCGGCCAAGGCGAAGACCATCGAAAAGTACCTCGGCAAGGACTTCAAGGTTCTCGCCTCCTACGGTCACGTCCGCGATCTGCCGCCGAAAGACGGCTCGGTGCGCCCGGATGAAGACTTTGCGATGGATTGGGAAACCTATCGCGACAAACAGTCGCGGGTGAAGGAAATTACCGATGCGGCGAAAAAGGCCGACCGTCTGATTCTCGCCACCGACCCTGATCGCGAAGGCGAAGCGATCAGCTGGCACGTTCAGGATTTGCTGGCGAAGCGCAAGGCGCTGCCCAAATCGGTGGAGCGGGTGACATTCAACGCCATCACCAAGCAGGCCGTGACCGAGGCGATGCGGCATCCGCGCGATCTCGATCGCGATCTGATCGATGCCTATCTCGCCCGCCGTGCGCTGGACTATCTGTTCGGCTTCACGCTTTCACCGGTGCTGTGGCGCAAGCTGCCCGGCGCCAAGAGCGCGGGGCGCGTGCAATCCGTCGCATTGCGCCTGATCGTCGATCGTGAGCGGGAAATCGAAGCTTTCCGGCCGCAGGAATACTGGCAGGTCGGTGCGCTGATGGAGCATGACGGGACGGAGTTCCGCACCCGCCTCGTCCGCTTCGAAGGGGAAAAGCTCGACAAGCTTTCGCTCGGCGATGAAGGCATCGCGCTGCGGGCCAAGGCCGCGGTGGAAGCGGGCCGTTTCACGGTCGAGGATATCGAAACCAAGCCGCTGAAGCGCAATCCCGCGCCGCCGTTCACCACGTCGACGCTGCAACAGGAAGCCGCGCGCAAGCTGGGCTATTCGGCCAGCCACACGATGCGTCTGGCGCAGAATCTCTACGAAGCGGGTGCGATCACCTATATGCGTACCGATGGCGTGCAGATGGACGGCAGCGCCATTTCCGCCGCGCGCAAGGCGATCAGCGACCGTTATTCGGGCCACTACCTACCCGAAAAGCCGCGCATTTATCAGACCAAGGCGAAGAACGCGCAGGAAGCGCACGAAGCCATCCGCCCGACCGATTTTACCCGCGACCGCGCGGGTTCCGGTGACGAAGCGAAGCTTTACGATCTGATCTTCAAACGCGCGATGGCGAGCCAGATGGCGTCCGCCAGCCTCGAACGCACCACGATCACTCTGCGCGACGCGACCGGGCGGAACGAATTGCGCGCCACCGGGCAAGTGGTGAAATTCCCCGGTTTCCTCGCCGTTTATGAAGAAAGCTTCGACCAGAAGGACGACGAGGACGCGGAGGGCCTGCTGCCGCTGATGCACAAGGGCGATTGCCCGGCGAAAAAAGCGGTCGAGGCGACGCAGCACTTCACTCAGCCGCCGCCGCGGTTTTCCGAAGCGAGCCTCGTCAAGCGGCTGGAAGAATTGGGCATCGGGCGCCCGTCGACTTACGCTTCGACGATCCAGGTGCTCAAGGACCGCAATTATGTGCGAACGGAGAAGAACCGCTTCTTCGCCGAGGAATCGGGCCGCCTGCTGACGGCGTTCCTCGAACGGTTCTTTCCGCGTTATGTCGCGTATGAATTCACCGCCGGGATGGAGGACGAACTGGACGATGTGTCCGGCGGCCGCGCGGCGTGGAAGGAAGTGCTCGCCGCCTTCTGGCGCGACTTCAAGCCGAAGTCCGACGAAGTGATGGAACGCAAGCCTTCGGAAGTGACCGAAGTGCTGGACGAGTTCCTGTCCGATTACCTTTTCCCGCCGAAGGAAGACGGCGCCGATCCGCGGCAATGCCCGCAATGCGGCAGCGGCAGGCTGGCATTGCGCGGCGGCCGCTATGGCGCGTTCGTGGCTTGCTCCAACTATCCGGAATGCAAGTACACCCGCCGTTTCGCGCAGCCCGGTGGGGATAGCGCCGGTGGCAGCGAGGACGACGGCGTGATGGGCCAGGATCCGGCCACCGGGCTGGATGTCGTGCGCAAGAGCGGGCGCTTCGGCCCCTATGTCGAACTGGGCGAAGGGAAGGAGGCGAAGCGCGCTTCGATCCCCAAGGATCTGCCGGAATTCGATCTCGAATGGGCGTTGAAGCTACTCAGCCTTCCGCGTGAAGTGGGCACGCATCCCGAAAGCGGCAACATGATCACGGCCAGCATCGGGCGCTATGGCCCCTATCTGGCGCACGATGGCAAGTATGCGCGCCTTGGCGGCACCCGCGATGTCTTCGAAACGGGGATGAACGCGGCGGTGGCGTTGCTGGCGGAAGCGGCCAACCGCAAGGGCGGCGGCGCGCGGGCCAAGGCCGAACCGATCAAGACCCTGGGCGCGCATCCCACCAGCGGCGGGGAGATCAAGGTGCTGCCGGGCCGCTATGGCCCCTATGTCACCGATGGCACGACCAACGCCACGCTGCCCAAGGACGTGAAGCCCGAGGATGTGACCGAGCAGCAGGCGATCGAACTGATCGATGTCCGCGCGGCCAAGGGCCCGGCAAAGAAGAAGGCGGCGAAGAAACCGGCGGCGAAGAAGGCTCCGGCCAAGAAAGCCGCTGCCAAGAAAGCGCCCGCCAAAAAGAAGGCCGCCGCCAAGGCTGAATAA
- the dprA gene encoding DNA-processing protein DprA, which produces MALTQQEAFARIRLLRSPHIGPISYAQLLRRWGSAVAALDVLPDLAARGGRPYRAAPAARIEEEITAVRKAGARYLFHDSADYPALLSQIDSAPPILTVRGDAGLASGTVVAIVGARNASAAAIKLAGDFAAGLKEAGVTVASGLARGIDGAAHRGSLPVTIGVIASGIDIAYPPQHAQLQDQIAEEGFLIAEQPPGTEPRGSHFPSRNRIIAGLAAGTLVVEAAPRSGSLITARLAGEAGREVMAVPGSPLEPRAHGCNQLIREGAVLVQSVDDVIELVSGFDGHPRSQVREAAPAFFDASADMAEEAADIAALLSPAPVAVDELIRQSGEGASAVQLALLELEIAGRLVRHAGGRVSLSG; this is translated from the coding sequence ATGGCGTTGACGCAGCAGGAAGCTTTCGCCCGCATCCGCCTGTTGCGGTCGCCCCATATCGGGCCGATCAGCTATGCCCAGCTCCTGCGGCGCTGGGGTTCGGCGGTGGCGGCGCTGGACGTTCTGCCTGATCTCGCCGCGCGTGGCGGGCGGCCTTACCGGGCAGCTCCTGCCGCCCGGATCGAGGAGGAAATTACCGCCGTGCGCAAAGCTGGCGCGCGCTATCTGTTTCATGATTCCGCCGATTATCCGGCACTGCTATCACAGATCGACAGCGCCCCGCCGATTCTGACAGTGCGCGGCGACGCCGGGCTGGCCAGCGGGACGGTGGTGGCGATTGTCGGCGCACGCAATGCTTCGGCCGCCGCGATCAAGCTGGCCGGCGATTTCGCGGCCGGATTGAAGGAAGCGGGCGTCACGGTCGCTTCGGGCCTCGCCCGGGGGATCGACGGGGCGGCGCATCGCGGCAGTTTGCCCGTCACCATCGGCGTGATCGCCAGCGGGATCGATATTGCCTATCCGCCGCAACACGCCCAGTTGCAGGATCAGATCGCCGAAGAGGGCTTCCTGATTGCCGAACAACCGCCCGGCACCGAACCGCGCGGCAGCCATTTCCCCAGCCGCAACCGCATTATCGCGGGCCTTGCCGCCGGAACGCTGGTGGTGGAAGCCGCGCCCAGATCGGGCTCGCTGATCACCGCCCGTCTGGCGGGAGAAGCGGGGCGCGAAGTTATGGCCGTCCCCGGCTCCCCGCTGGAACCGCGTGCGCACGGGTGCAACCAGTTGATCCGCGAAGGCGCGGTGCTGGTGCAATCGGTGGATGATGTGATCGAACTGGTTTCCGGTTTCGACGGGCATCCGCGCTCGCAGGTTCGCGAAGCCGCACCGGCCTTTTTCGATGCGAGCGCGGACATGGCGGAGGAAGCGGCGGATATCGCGGCCTTGCTTTCCCCCGCGCCGGTCGCGGTGGATGAATTGATCCGGCAAAGCGGGGAAGGGGCATCGGCGGTGCAACTGGCGTTGCTGGAACTCGAAATTGCCGGGCGCCTTGTCCGCCATGCGGGCGGACGGGTCAGCCTTTCCGGATGA
- the plsY gene encoding glycerol-3-phosphate 1-O-acyltransferase PlsY — MNWFAAFLIAYVLGSIPFGLLLTRLAGTEDLRSIGSGNIGATNVLRTGRKGLAAATLLLDLIKGLAAVWAAGYFFPGTEGLAALAAVIGHCFPVWLKFRGGKGVATTAGIAFGLGWPIGLAYALVWLGTLALTRISSLAGISAAVVLPLAASALGRIAIVPWLAAIAALVVFLHRANIARLRNGTEPRVGKRG, encoded by the coding sequence ATGAACTGGTTCGCCGCATTCCTGATCGCCTATGTGCTGGGCTCCATCCCCTTCGGTCTGTTGCTGACCCGGCTTGCCGGGACGGAGGACCTGCGCAGTATCGGATCGGGCAATATCGGGGCGACCAATGTCCTGCGCACCGGGCGCAAGGGTCTGGCTGCGGCGACTTTGTTGCTCGATCTGATCAAGGGATTGGCGGCGGTGTGGGCCGCTGGGTATTTCTTCCCCGGAACCGAAGGATTGGCCGCCTTGGCGGCGGTGATCGGGCACTGTTTCCCGGTGTGGCTGAAGTTTCGTGGCGGCAAGGGCGTGGCGACGACGGCGGGGATCGCTTTCGGCCTCGGCTGGCCGATCGGGCTTGCCTATGCTCTGGTCTGGCTGGGCACGCTGGCGCTGACCCGGATTTCCTCGCTTGCGGGCATATCCGCGGCGGTTGTCCTGCCGCTGGCCGCGTCCGCGCTGGGGCGGATCGCGATCGTACCGTGGCTGGCGGCTATCGCGGCGCTGGTGGTGTTCCTCCACCGGGCGAATATCGCGCGGCTGCGTAACGGCACCGAACCGCGTGTGGGCAAGCGCGGATAA
- the murI gene encoding glutamate racemase: protein MFDSGVGGLSVLAELRALLPEAPVIYAADNAGLPYGTKTEAEIAARVAGLLGRMTERFRPRLACIACNTASTIALSVVRDVLHVPIVGTVPAIKPAAAATRTGVIGLLGTAATIRQGYVDNLEHEFAQGKTLIRHAAPGLVAAAEAKLHGRPVDPALIAEAVRGLRSHPAGERIDTVVLACTHFPLVRDELAAVLGPEVGFVDGAAGIARRIASLTQGQQFARTRPDYAVFTGGPLDGQLLPALARYGLERAELF, encoded by the coding sequence ATGTTCGATTCGGGCGTTGGCGGGCTATCCGTGCTCGCCGAACTGCGCGCGCTGCTGCCCGAAGCTCCGGTGATCTATGCGGCGGACAATGCCGGGCTCCCCTATGGCACGAAGACCGAGGCGGAAATTGCCGCGCGCGTCGCCGGGCTGCTCGGCCGGATGACCGAACGCTTCCGCCCGCGCCTTGCCTGCATCGCCTGCAACACCGCCTCGACCATTGCGCTGAGCGTGGTGCGCGACGTGCTCCACGTACCGATTGTCGGCACGGTCCCCGCGATAAAGCCAGCCGCCGCAGCGACGCGGACGGGCGTGATCGGCCTGCTCGGCACGGCGGCGACGATCCGGCAGGGTTATGTCGACAATCTCGAACACGAATTCGCCCAGGGCAAAACGCTGATCCGCCACGCCGCCCCCGGCCTGGTGGCAGCGGCGGAAGCGAAACTGCACGGCCGGCCGGTCGATCCGGCGCTGATTGCCGAAGCGGTCCGGGGGCTGCGCAGCCATCCTGCTGGCGAACGGATCGACACGGTGGTGCTGGCCTGCACCCATTTCCCGCTGGTGCGCGATGAACTGGCCGCAGTGCTGGGCCCCGAGGTCGGCTTTGTCGACGGGGCCGCAGGTATCGCCCGGCGGATCGCTTCGCTCACCCAGGGCCAGCAATTCGCCCGGACAAGGCCGGATTATGCCGTTTTCACCGGGGGGCCGCTGGACGGCCAACTGCTGCCCGCCTTGGCCCGCTATGGGCTCGAACGGGCGGAACTGTTTTGA
- the hemA gene encoding 5-aminolevulinate synthase, with translation MNYEHIFDQAIERLHSEGRYRVFIDILRNKGAYPNARCFHGHNGPKPITVWCSNDYLSMGQHPKVIAAMEEALHNVGAGSGGTRNIGGNTHYHIELEHELADLHGKQSALLFTSGYVSNDATLSTLAKLLPGCVIFSDELNHASMIAGILNSGCEKRVWRHNDVAHLEELLAAEDPDVPKLIAFESVYSMDADVAPIHAICDLAEKYNALTYIDEVHAVGMYGPRGGGISERDDAAHRIDIIEGTLGKAFGVMGGYIAADSKIIDCIRSYAPGFIFTTSLSPVLVAGVLAAVKHLKSSSVEREGQQAAAEMLKRMFAEAGLPVMNSTTHIVPLKVGDPVRAKKISDILLAEYGVYVQPINFPTVPRGTERLRFTPGPTHSEEMMRELTSALLEIWDRLDLELKQAA, from the coding sequence TTGAATTACGAACACATTTTCGACCAGGCGATTGAACGGCTCCACTCGGAGGGGCGCTATCGGGTGTTCATCGATATTCTGCGGAACAAGGGCGCCTACCCCAATGCGCGCTGCTTCCACGGCCACAACGGGCCCAAGCCGATCACCGTCTGGTGCTCCAACGATTATCTTTCCATGGGGCAGCATCCCAAAGTGATCGCCGCGATGGAAGAAGCGCTACACAATGTCGGCGCGGGTTCCGGCGGCACGCGCAATATCGGCGGCAACACCCACTACCATATCGAGCTGGAACACGAACTGGCCGATCTGCACGGCAAGCAATCCGCCCTCCTGTTCACCAGCGGCTATGTCTCGAACGACGCCACGCTTTCGACGCTGGCCAAGCTGTTGCCCGGCTGCGTGATCTTTTCCGACGAACTGAACCACGCCAGCATGATTGCCGGCATCCTCAATTCGGGCTGTGAAAAGCGTGTCTGGCGGCACAACGACGTCGCCCATCTGGAAGAACTGCTGGCCGCCGAAGATCCCGATGTGCCGAAGCTGATCGCCTTCGAAAGCGTCTATTCGATGGATGCCGATGTCGCGCCGATCCATGCGATCTGCGATCTCGCCGAAAAGTACAACGCGCTGACCTATATCGACGAAGTGCACGCCGTGGGCATGTATGGCCCGCGCGGCGGCGGCATTTCGGAACGTGACGACGCGGCCCACCGGATCGACATCATCGAAGGCACGCTGGGCAAGGCGTTCGGCGTGATGGGCGGCTATATCGCGGCCGATTCCAAGATCATCGACTGCATCCGCAGCTATGCCCCCGGCTTCATTTTCACCACGTCGCTGAGCCCGGTGCTGGTGGCCGGCGTGCTGGCCGCCGTGAAGCATCTCAAAAGTTCGAGCGTGGAACGCGAAGGCCAGCAGGCCGCCGCCGAAATGCTCAAGCGCATGTTCGCCGAAGCCGGGCTGCCGGTGATGAATTCGACCACGCATATCGTCCCGCTCAAAGTCGGCGATCCGGTGCGGGCCAAGAAGATCAGCGACATTCTGCTGGCCGAATACGGCGTCTATGTGCAGCCGATCAATTTCCCGACTGTGCCGCGCGGCACCGAACGCCTGCGCTTCACGCCCGGGCCGACGCATTCGGAAGAGATGATGCGCGAACTGACCAGCGCCCTGCTCGAAATCTGGGATCGCCTCGATCTCGAACTCAAGCAGGCTGCCTGA
- a CDS encoding helix-turn-helix domain-containing protein, which produces MTIAAHFRKSAPEPGTARAPRRTLFLEVQGFLPDGGDTAVYIHNISVTGLLLESESPLEAGEAIAIDLPHAGMTSAKVVWASEPLYGCQFDSPLAPATLMMAELSSAVANTNMAAPAESSGAAVSAVKPADSSESFGLRLQRLRKGRKLTQAQVAEAVGVSKPTVWAWEQGRARPVESRLDALAKVLGVDRAALLAKPNIQGMGDMLARSREQIAAAFGTGVENVRIMIEL; this is translated from the coding sequence ATGACGATTGCGGCCCATTTTCGGAAATCGGCGCCCGAACCGGGCACAGCGCGCGCCCCGCGCCGTACGCTGTTTCTGGAAGTGCAGGGCTTTCTGCCGGATGGGGGCGATACGGCGGTTTACATCCACAACATTTCCGTGACCGGGCTGCTGCTGGAAAGCGAAAGCCCGCTCGAAGCGGGGGAAGCCATCGCCATCGATCTTCCGCATGCGGGGATGACCTCCGCGAAAGTGGTCTGGGCCAGCGAGCCGCTGTACGGCTGCCAGTTCGATAGCCCGCTTGCGCCCGCGACATTGATGATGGCCGAATTGAGCAGCGCGGTTGCCAACACCAATATGGCGGCCCCTGCGGAAAGCAGCGGGGCGGCTGTTTCGGCCGTGAAACCGGCGGACAGCAGCGAATCCTTCGGCCTGCGGCTGCAGCGCCTGCGCAAGGGGCGCAAGCTGACGCAGGCACAGGTGGCCGAAGCGGTCGGGGTCAGCAAGCCCACGGTCTGGGCGTGGGAGCAAGGGCGGGCGCGGCCGGTGGAAAGCCGCCTCGATGCGCTGGCGAAAGTGCTGGGCGTGGACCGCGCGGCCTTGCTGGCCAAGCCCAACATTCAGGGCATGGGCGATATGCTGGCGCGCAGCCGGGAACAGATCGCCGCCGCTTTCGGCACCGGCGTCGAAAATGTCCGGATCATGATCGAGCTTTGA
- a CDS encoding type III PLP-dependent enzyme, with translation MYIYPDAPAVVRDLAPDEPVILNRPHAAARAGRFFAEKFPGKSLYAVKANPSPDLIEILWASGITHFDVASIAEVRMVRGLLPEATLCFMHPVKTASAIREAYFEHGVRTFSLDTLDELNKIVDATRDADGNAAADLRLCVRLRVSSDYSELSLASKFGVDLADAAPLLQATRQVADWLGVCFHVGSQAMTPFAYVQALDRVRAAIAQAAVTVDIVDVGGGFPSVYPGMEPPPLEDYFAIIHRHFEALPIAYNAELWCEPGRALCAEYSSLIVKVEKRRGDELYINDGAYGALFDAAHVAWRFPVRALNSGRAGAEEEFSFYGPTCDDADFMEGPFVLPGDMAAGDYIEIGMLGAYGCAMRTAFNGFGRGEAVRVADEPMASLYRGDRADPRQSDNVVSLR, from the coding sequence TTGTACATCTATCCTGATGCACCGGCTGTAGTCCGCGACCTCGCTCCGGACGAACCTGTTATTCTCAACCGCCCGCACGCTGCGGCGCGCGCCGGACGCTTCTTTGCCGAGAAGTTTCCGGGCAAGTCGCTTTATGCGGTGAAAGCCAATCCCTCGCCCGATCTGATCGAGATCCTGTGGGCGTCGGGGATCACGCATTTCGATGTCGCCTCGATTGCCGAAGTGCGCATGGTGCGCGGGCTTCTGCCCGAAGCGACGCTGTGCTTCATGCACCCGGTCAAAACGGCGAGCGCGATCCGCGAAGCGTACTTCGAACACGGCGTGCGGACTTTCAGCCTCGATACGTTGGACGAACTGAACAAGATCGTCGATGCGACCCGGGATGCCGACGGCAACGCCGCCGCCGATCTGCGCCTGTGCGTGCGCCTGCGCGTGTCGTCCGACTATTCGGAACTGAGCCTCGCTTCCAAGTTCGGAGTCGATCTGGCCGATGCCGCGCCGCTGTTGCAGGCAACGCGTCAGGTGGCCGACTGGCTGGGCGTGTGCTTCCATGTCGGCAGCCAGGCGATGACCCCGTTCGCCTATGTCCAGGCGCTGGACCGGGTGCGTGCCGCCATTGCCCAGGCTGCGGTGACTGTCGATATCGTCGATGTCGGGGGCGGGTTCCCGTCGGTCTATCCGGGGATGGAACCGCCGCCGCTCGAAGACTATTTCGCGATCATCCATCGCCACTTCGAAGCGCTGCCGATTGCCTACAACGCCGAACTGTGGTGCGAACCGGGCCGAGCCCTGTGCGCCGAATACAGCTCGCTGATCGTCAAGGTCGAGAAGCGCCGGGGCGACGAGCTGTATATCAACGACGGCGCTTATGGCGCGCTGTTCGATGCGGCGCATGTCGCATGGCGTTTCCCAGTGCGGGCGCTCAACAGCGGGCGTGCGGGGGCGGAGGAGGAATTCTCCTTCTACGGCCCGACTTGCGACGATGCGGACTTCATGGAGGGCCCGTTCGTTCTGCCCGGCGACATGGCGGCTGGCGATTATATCGAGATCGGCATGCTCGGCGCTTATGGCTGCGCGATGCGCACCGCGTTCAACGGCTTCGGCCGGGGCGAAGCCGTACGCGTGGCGGACGAGCCAATGGCCAGCCTCTACCGCGGCGACCGCGCCGATCCGCGCCAGAGCGACAATGTCGTGAGCCTGCGCTAA